One Megamonas hypermegale genomic window carries:
- the xylB gene encoding xylulokinase, whose product MKYLLGLDIGTSATKTVLFDETMQPVVSASEEYPMYQPQNGWAEQNPEDWYNASLHTIQEVIAKSKINPKDIKGVGLSGQMHGLVMLDKDNKVIRPSIIWCDQRTAKECEEITEKVGAKRLIEITANPALTGFTASKILWVRNNEPENYAKCKHILLPKDYVRFCMTGEYATEVSDASGMQLLDIPKRQWSDEILEKLDIDKSLLAKVYESPEVTGHINDEFAKLSGLSTDTVVVGGAGDNAAAAIGTGIVKDGKAFTTIGTSGVVFAHTDKLSIDPEGRVHTFCCAVPGCWHVMGVTLAAGLSLKWFRDNIADNYKAKAEELGKDPYVLMNEAVEKIPCGSDRLMYLPYLMGERTPHLNPEARGVFFGLSAIHTKENMMRAVMEGVAYSLSDCYDILKGMGVNVSEMMACGGGGKSPVWRQMLADMFNCEVKTLSSEEGPALGVAILAGVGAGIFKDVVSACDEFIKTGTSCGPIKEEHDYYEKGHALYKKLYLQLKDCYSDLAKL is encoded by the coding sequence ATGAAATATTTATTAGGCTTGGATATTGGAACATCGGCTACTAAAACAGTTTTGTTCGATGAAACAATGCAGCCAGTTGTTTCTGCTAGTGAAGAATATCCAATGTATCAACCACAAAATGGTTGGGCAGAACAAAATCCTGAAGATTGGTATAATGCTTCGCTACATACTATTCAAGAAGTAATTGCAAAATCTAAGATTAATCCAAAAGATATCAAAGGTGTTGGCTTGTCAGGACAGATGCACGGTCTTGTAATGCTAGATAAAGATAATAAAGTAATTCGTCCATCAATTATTTGGTGTGACCAACGTACGGCTAAAGAATGTGAAGAAATCACGGAAAAAGTAGGTGCTAAACGCCTTATTGAAATTACGGCAAATCCTGCACTTACAGGTTTTACTGCTTCTAAAATTTTATGGGTACGCAATAATGAACCAGAAAATTATGCTAAATGTAAACATATATTGTTGCCAAAAGATTATGTGCGTTTTTGCATGACTGGAGAGTATGCGACTGAAGTATCTGATGCAAGTGGAATGCAACTTTTAGACATTCCAAAACGTCAATGGTCTGATGAAATTTTAGAAAAACTTGATATAGATAAGAGTTTATTGGCAAAGGTTTATGAATCACCAGAAGTAACAGGCCATATAAATGATGAATTTGCTAAATTATCTGGATTGAGTACAGACACTGTTGTAGTTGGTGGTGCTGGAGATAATGCAGCAGCAGCAATTGGCACAGGTATTGTTAAAGATGGTAAAGCATTTACAACAATCGGTACAAGTGGCGTAGTGTTTGCGCATACAGATAAACTCAGCATTGACCCAGAAGGTAGAGTTCATACTTTTTGCTGTGCTGTACCAGGTTGTTGGCATGTAATGGGAGTAACACTTGCAGCTGGTTTATCACTTAAATGGTTCCGCGACAATATAGCTGATAACTATAAAGCAAAAGCTGAAGAATTAGGCAAAGACCCATATGTACTCATGAATGAAGCTGTTGAAAAAATTCCATGTGGCAGTGATAGATTGATGTATTTGCCATATTTGATGGGTGAACGCACCCCACATTTAAATCCAGAAGCAAGAGGCGTATTTTTTGGTTTATCTGCTATTCATACAAAAGAAAATATGATGCGCGCAGTCATGGAAGGGGTAGCTTATTCACTTAGTGATTGTTATGACATTTTAAAAGGTATGGGTGTAAATGTTTCTGAAATGATGGCTTGCGGTGGTGGCGGAAAAAGCCCAGTATGGCGTCAAATGCTTGCTGATATGTTTAATTGTGAAGTTAAGACATTATCCTCAGAAGAAGGCCCAGCACTTGGTGTTGCTATTTTAGCAGGCGTTGGTGCAGGTATCTTTAAAGATGTAGTTTCAGCATGTGATGAATTTATTAAAACAGGAACATCTTGTGGACCAATAAAAGAAGAACATGATTATTATGAAAAAGGACACGCTTTATATAAAAAATTATATTTACAATTAAAAGATTGTTACAGTGATTTAGCTAAGTTATAA
- a CDS encoding MFS transporter — translation MEKGQKISIGEKLAFGAGDCGCNFVWNVLALFMTIYYTDSVMISAAAVGGIMLASRIFDGISDLVMGAIIDKTKTRWGKARPWLLWMAPFMAIALVLTFSVPDIGETGKIIYAFCTYFFLTVVVYTAANLPYNALLSFITDSQKERTSLSSVRFFMVNLLVIALAFITPPAAKALGWFGITSIYGIIAMCCLLITFFFCKERVQPVATKEENIGFLKSLSYLVKNKYFIYLTIIFVMDYIMFAVNSSSGMYYVKYIFHDENMFGVITLFCNIPLMLSCLFFQVIANKFGKWNCMIGGYVVMIIGFGIIALFPDNYYCALLGNVIAGIGRAPHNAGLFALVADVVDYGEWKTNKRIEGVTYSVTSFGMKVGGGVGGAIVGIVLAMGNYDGSALIQSASAITAIMAIYVYIPILICVLGVILMMTANIDKVYPQVIRELAIRRAKEN, via the coding sequence ATGGAAAAGGGACAAAAGATTTCTATTGGCGAAAAATTGGCATTTGGTGCAGGCGATTGCGGCTGTAACTTTGTATGGAACGTTTTAGCATTGTTCATGACAATTTATTATACGGACAGTGTAATGATTAGTGCGGCAGCAGTCGGCGGGATTATGCTGGCATCAAGAATTTTTGACGGTATCAGTGATTTGGTAATGGGGGCTATTATCGATAAAACAAAAACAAGATGGGGTAAAGCCCGTCCTTGGCTTTTATGGATGGCTCCGTTTATGGCAATCGCTTTGGTTTTAACTTTCAGTGTACCGGATATCGGTGAAACGGGAAAAATCATTTATGCTTTCTGTACGTATTTCTTTTTAACTGTTGTAGTGTATACGGCAGCTAATTTACCATATAACGCTTTATTATCTTTTATTACTGATAGTCAGAAGGAACGTACGTCTTTAAGTTCAGTTCGTTTTTTCATGGTAAATTTATTGGTAATTGCACTTGCTTTTATAACTCCTCCGGCTGCTAAAGCTTTAGGCTGGTTCGGTATTACCAGTATTTACGGTATAATCGCTATGTGCTGTCTGCTTATAACATTCTTTTTCTGTAAAGAACGTGTTCAGCCGGTAGCAACGAAAGAAGAAAATATAGGTTTTTTAAAATCCTTATCTTATCTGGTAAAAAATAAGTATTTCATTTATTTAACAATAATCTTCGTAATGGATTACATTATGTTTGCTGTAAATAGCAGCAGCGGTATGTATTATGTAAAATATATTTTTCATGATGAAAATATGTTCGGTGTAATTACTTTATTCTGTAATATTCCACTTATGTTGTCTTGTCTGTTTTTCCAGGTTATTGCTAATAAATTCGGTAAATGGAATTGTATGATTGGCGGTTATGTTGTTATGATTATCGGCTTCGGTATTATAGCATTGTTCCCGGATAACTATTACTGTGCTCTTTTGGGTAATGTTATTGCAGGTATCGGTAGAGCACCGCATAATGCGGGTTTGTTTGCTCTTGTAGCGGATGTTGTTGATTACGGTGAATGGAAAACGAATAAACGTATTGAAGGCGTAACTTACAGTGTAACCAGCTTCGGTATGAAAGTCGGCGGCGGTGTCGGCGGAGCTATTGTTGGTATTGTACTGGCTATGGGTAATTATGATGGTTCAGCTTTAATTCAAAGTGCAAGTGCCATAACAGCTATAATGGCAATATATGTATATATTCCGATTTTAATATGTGTTTTAGGTGTAATATTGATGATGACGGCCAATATTGATAAGGTATATCCGCAGGTTATAAGAGAATTGGCTATTCGTCGTGCGAAAGAAAATTGA
- a CDS encoding DUF4258 domain-containing protein: MDIFTIRRKCNDNTIEITQHCLLRIHQRKISYKEIKNVIMNGEIIEEYPDDFPYPSCLILGTTINCRIIHVVVGINDTKLYLITAYEPDPDKWDNKFKKRKDC, encoded by the coding sequence TTGGATATTTTTACTATACGAAGAAAATGTAATGATAATACCATAGAAATTACCCAACACTGCTTACTCCGAATTCATCAACGAAAAATTTCTTATAAAGAAATAAAAAATGTCATCATGAACGGGGAAATTATTGAAGAATATCCCGATGACTTTCCTTATCCCAGCTGTTTAATATTAGGGACAACAATTAACTGTCGTATAATACACGTTGTTGTCGGTATAAATGACACCAAACTATATTTAATAACAGCTTATGAACCTGACCCTGATAAATGGGATAATAAATTCAAGAAAAGAAAGGACTGTTGA
- a CDS encoding LacI family DNA-binding transcriptional regulator: MVTIKKIADLCGVSRGTVDRVINDRGNVKPETRELVLNMAKQLGYKPNPAGKALSARKKHPVVGVLLSSEGNPFFEDVIRGIKLAAEKYEIYGLKVIWRNMRGYDVSSQYEIMEDLKDKVNALIINPVNDPVIIKEIDEFVDTGIFVVTVNNDVDNSKRQCYVGSDYINGGETAGALLQMIIPSGANIGIIMGSSKVLGHKQRLAGFEKNISKNPKFKIVDIQENDDDDISSYDKTKIMLEKHKEINAVFIVAAGVYGACRAVLSLDKQNDLTIIAFDTVPTTIEMMKKHVIKAVIYQHPYRQGQRAMQIVFEYLVNGISPDKSKHIMKNEIKILENL; this comes from the coding sequence ATGGTAACGATTAAGAAAATAGCTGATTTGTGCGGTGTATCACGCGGAACGGTAGACAGAGTCATCAATGACCGTGGCAATGTCAAACCAGAAACAAGAGAGTTGGTTTTAAATATGGCGAAACAACTTGGATATAAACCAAATCCAGCCGGTAAAGCGTTATCAGCTCGTAAAAAACATCCAGTAGTGGGCGTATTACTTTCATCAGAAGGTAATCCTTTTTTTGAAGATGTTATTAGAGGTATAAAATTAGCTGCGGAAAAATATGAAATTTACGGACTTAAAGTTATTTGGCGTAATATGCGAGGATATGATGTTTCTTCGCAATATGAAATCATGGAAGATTTAAAAGATAAGGTAAATGCTTTAATCATTAATCCAGTAAATGACCCTGTAATTATAAAAGAAATAGATGAATTTGTAGATACTGGAATTTTTGTAGTAACGGTGAATAACGATGTAGATAACTCAAAACGCCAATGTTATGTAGGCAGTGATTATATAAATGGTGGAGAAACAGCAGGGGCATTATTGCAAATGATTATACCGAGTGGAGCTAATATAGGCATAATCATGGGTTCATCAAAAGTATTAGGGCATAAACAGCGTCTAGCTGGATTTGAAAAGAATATAAGTAAAAATCCTAAATTTAAAATAGTAGATATTCAAGAAAATGATGATGATGATATTTCTTCGTATGATAAAACAAAAATTATGTTAGAAAAACATAAGGAAATAAATGCAGTCTTCATTGTAGCAGCTGGTGTATATGGTGCATGTAGAGCAGTATTATCGCTTGATAAACAGAATGATTTAACGATAATTGCTTTTGATACAGTGCCTACAACTATTGAGATGATGAAAAAACATGTGATAAAAGCTGTTATTTATCAACATCCATATAGACAAGGTCAACGAGCTATGCAGATTGTCTTCGAATATCTAGTAAATGGTATTAGTCCGGATAAAAGTAAACATATTATGAAAAATGAAATAAAAATTTTAGAAAATCTATGA
- a CDS encoding MFS transporter, with product MSFKEPLWTKDYILNIVNNFLLFIIFYMLMVYTTSFAISSFNASVSEAGLASGTFILGALVSRLFSGRYLDFVGRRKMLLFSACLYLLSTVSYHFIMNMMFLLVLRFVQGAAYGMMSTVIATEITSIIPKSRRGEGIGYFTLSITLGSAIGPFLGITLPKINPVYPLYFCDIIAVTIVIVSLATKVHAIVPGFRQRVEVKSLRLRTFIETTALPISFIGFLGAIGFASIMSFIGTYSEVIDLAFAGSIFFIVYSLACLVFRPLFGILLDRYGNHVVMFPVLFAMITGFMAIALADSSFTLLLGAVLVGTGYGSIPSAGQAIAVQKVKPNRFSLATSTLYMSLDAGSGVGPYLLGMIVPVYGFRSVYVCASLLAVVALIFYCGNIFFSRKKNA from the coding sequence ATGTCATTTAAAGAACCTTTATGGACAAAAGACTATATACTCAATATTGTAAACAATTTTCTCTTGTTCATCATCTTTTATATGCTTATGGTTTACACAACCTCATTTGCCATTTCATCGTTCAATGCTTCCGTCAGTGAGGCGGGGCTTGCTTCCGGAACATTCATACTCGGCGCACTCGTTTCCCGTCTGTTCTCCGGCCGCTATCTCGATTTTGTCGGACGCAGGAAAATGCTGCTGTTTTCCGCCTGTCTGTATCTATTGAGCACCGTGAGCTATCATTTTATCATGAACATGATGTTTCTGCTCGTTTTGCGCTTCGTGCAGGGCGCTGCTTACGGCATGATGTCGACCGTAATCGCTACGGAAATAACTTCTATCATACCGAAAAGCAGACGCGGCGAGGGTATCGGCTATTTCACCCTGAGTATCACGCTCGGATCGGCTATCGGACCGTTTCTCGGCATCACCCTGCCGAAAATAAATCCCGTCTATCCGCTGTATTTCTGCGATATAATCGCCGTAACAATTGTTATCGTATCGCTTGCCACTAAAGTTCATGCTATCGTGCCCGGTTTTCGCCAGCGCGTGGAAGTCAAATCGCTGCGCCTGCGCACTTTTATTGAAACAACGGCTCTGCCGATTTCCTTCATTGGTTTTCTGGGCGCAATAGGCTTTGCTTCCATCATGAGTTTCATTGGTACATACAGCGAAGTTATCGACTTGGCTTTTGCCGGCAGTATATTTTTTATCGTGTATTCTCTGGCGTGCCTTGTCTTTCGCCCGCTGTTCGGTATTTTGTTGGATAGATACGGCAACCATGTCGTCATGTTTCCCGTACTGTTTGCCATGATAACCGGCTTCATGGCTATTGCGCTGGCTGACTCTTCTTTCACTTTGCTGCTCGGCGCCGTCCTCGTCGGCACAGGCTACGGCTCCATTCCGTCAGCCGGTCAGGCTATCGCCGTCCAAAAAGTCAAACCGAACCGCTTCAGTTTGGCAACATCCACATTATACATGTCGCTCGATGCCGGCAGCGGTGTCGGTCCGTATCTGCTCGGCATGATTGTTCCTGTCTACGGCTTCCGCTCCGTTTACGTCTGCGCATCTTTGCTCGCTGTCGTTGCGCTTATATTTTACTGCGGCAATATATTTTTCTCCCGCAAGAAAAATGCCTGA
- a CDS encoding AAA family ATPase: MVITISRQYGSGGRELAQKVAEKLNIKLYDRQIIHLAAAQIGINDLSEENLRELENNVSPLSLGFIPFFNFGNHSGDLNNEVFINEAKAIRQLADDGDCVILGRCADFILADLPNHYSFFVCADDNYRTRRGLEVYDGKTLKELNEEDKKRANYYKHYTNQKWGDPENHDMIINTSKMTLDEAANVIVEYVKNK; the protein is encoded by the coding sequence ATGGTTATAACGATAAGCCGTCAATATGGCAGTGGGGGTCGTGAACTGGCACAGAAAGTGGCTGAAAAATTAAATATAAAATTATATGATAGACAAATAATACATTTAGCGGCAGCTCAAATAGGTATTAATGATTTAAGTGAGGAAAATTTAAGAGAATTGGAAAATAATGTCAGTCCATTATCTTTAGGATTTATACCGTTTTTTAACTTTGGCAATCACAGCGGAGATTTAAATAATGAAGTTTTCATTAATGAAGCTAAAGCTATAAGACAGTTGGCCGATGACGGGGATTGTGTCATTTTAGGTCGTTGTGCCGATTTTATTTTGGCAGATTTACCAAATCATTATTCTTTTTTTGTCTGTGCAGATGATAATTACAGAACAAGACGCGGTTTGGAAGTGTACGATGGCAAAACTTTAAAAGAATTAAATGAAGAAGATAAAAAACGTGCGAATTACTATAAACATTATACTAATCAAAAATGGGGAGACCCTGAAAATCACGATATGATTATAAATACCAGCAAGATGACATTAGATGAAGCTGCAAATGTCATTGTGGAATATGTAAAAAATAAATAA
- a CDS encoding OmpH family outer membrane protein — MKKQFLAIICSAFFMLGIGSTASAAEVYQPAATSSVATINYQYVLANIPESKTIQQSMAKLSEEAQKDFEKSVNEKMNPEEIQKVRIRVATDLRQKQIDLVKPVQEKINNAIQQVAQQHGYTVVVGSDVVLYTSVDITDEVLNAIK; from the coding sequence ATGAAAAAGCAATTTTTGGCAATTATCTGTTCTGCATTTTTCATGCTTGGAATAGGTTCAACTGCTTCTGCGGCAGAGGTTTATCAGCCAGCAGCTACATCTTCTGTAGCAACAATTAATTATCAGTACGTATTGGCTAATATCCCTGAAAGCAAAACTATTCAACAATCTATGGCAAAGCTTTCCGAAGAAGCACAAAAGGACTTTGAAAAATCTGTTAATGAAAAAATGAATCCGGAAGAAATTCAAAAAGTTCGTATTCGTGTTGCTACTGATTTAAGACAGAAACAGATTGATTTAGTAAAACCTGTACAAGAAAAAATCAATAATGCAATTCAGCAAGTTGCTCAACAGCATGGCTATACAGTAGTAGTTGGTTCTGACGTAGTATTATATACATCTGTTGATATTACTGATGAAGTTTTAAACGCTATTAAATAA
- a CDS encoding glycoside hydrolase family 43 protein produces MMIKNPVLRGFNPDPSICRAGDDYYIATSTFEWFPGVQIHHSKDLVNWHLVAHPLNAVKYLDMKGNPNSGGIWAPDLSYADGKFWLIYTDVKVVDGMWKDCKNYLTTCDTVDGVWSDPVELNGSGFDASLFHDSDGRKYLVNMYWDHRVYNHNFYGICLQEYSPEQKKLIGKPKIIYKGTDIKYTEGPHLYHIDGMYYLFVAEGGTTYQHAETVARCKTIDGEYETDPNYPLLSAWLEPKNKLQKCGHASLVETQNGEWYLAHLTGRPLDFSNQPIREREQHAYCPLGRETAIQKVEWKNGWPVVVGGRAGLTEVQAPDLPEQKWEPTCPIKDDFDGDTLNINFQSLRIPLTENIATLKARKGFLRLYGKESLTSVFTQALVARRWQAFNFDAATSVEFEPETFQQMAGMVCYYNTENWTNVHITWKENVGKVIDIICADNGVFTMPLEGNEIVIPENIKTVHFKVEVRYNKYYYLYSFDGENFTKIPVVFDSYKLSDDYIRGGGFFTGAFVGINCVDISGTNKPADFDYFMYKELE; encoded by the coding sequence ATGATGATAAAAAATCCTGTACTGAGAGGTTTTAATCCTGACCCTAGCATTTGTCGTGCGGGTGATGATTATTATATTGCTACTTCAACGTTTGAATGGTTTCCGGGAGTACAAATTCATCATTCTAAGGATTTGGTAAACTGGCATTTAGTAGCGCATCCATTAAATGCAGTAAAATATTTGGATATGAAGGGCAATCCGAATTCAGGCGGTATTTGGGCACCGGATTTATCGTATGCTGATGGTAAATTTTGGCTCATTTATACGGATGTAAAAGTTGTAGACGGTATGTGGAAAGATTGTAAAAATTATCTTACTACATGTGATACGGTTGATGGCGTGTGGAGCGACCCTGTTGAGCTTAATGGCTCCGGTTTCGATGCATCACTGTTTCACGATAGCGACGGCAGAAAATATCTTGTAAATATGTATTGGGACCACAGAGTGTATAATCATAATTTTTACGGTATTTGCTTGCAGGAATATTCTCCGGAACAGAAAAAATTAATCGGTAAACCGAAAATTATTTATAAAGGTACTGATATTAAATATACAGAAGGTCCGCATTTATATCATATAGACGGTATGTATTATCTATTTGTGGCAGAAGGCGGTACGACATATCAGCATGCAGAAACAGTGGCACGGTGTAAGACTATTGACGGTGAATATGAAACTGACCCTAATTATCCGCTGTTATCTGCATGGTTGGAACCGAAAAACAAATTACAAAAATGCGGTCATGCTTCTCTGGTGGAAACTCAAAATGGTGAATGGTATCTGGCGCATTTAACGGGTCGTCCTCTTGATTTTTCTAATCAGCCGATTAGAGAACGTGAACAGCATGCATACTGTCCGCTCGGACGTGAAACGGCTATTCAGAAAGTTGAATGGAAGAACGGATGGCCTGTTGTTGTCGGCGGCAGAGCGGGTCTTACGGAAGTTCAGGCACCTGATTTACCGGAACAGAAATGGGAACCTACTTGTCCAATTAAAGATGATTTTGATGGAGATACGCTGAATATTAATTTTCAGTCCTTACGTATTCCTCTTACAGAAAATATCGCCACATTAAAAGCAAGAAAAGGATTTTTGCGTTTATACGGAAAGGAATCACTGACATCAGTGTTTACACAGGCATTAGTAGCAAGAAGATGGCAGGCATTTAATTTCGATGCGGCAACAAGTGTGGAATTTGAACCAGAAACTTTCCAACAGATGGCAGGTATGGTATGCTATTATAATACGGAAAATTGGACAAATGTGCATATTACATGGAAAGAAAATGTCGGTAAAGTTATTGATATTATTTGTGCGGATAACGGTGTATTCACTATGCCGCTGGAAGGCAATGAAATTGTTATTCCTGAAAATATAAAAACAGTTCATTTTAAAGTTGAAGTAAGATACAATAAATATTATTACTTATATTCCTTTGATGGAGAAAACTTTACTAAAATACCGGTTGTATTTGACAGTTATAAATTATCCGATGATTATATCCGCGGCGGCGGTTTCTTTACAGGAGCATTTGTAGGTATAAACTGCGTAGATATAAGCGGAACAAATAAACCAGCTGACTTTGATTATTTTATGTATAAAGAGTTAGAATAA
- a CDS encoding DUF4867 family protein codes for MKSVNDVEFKQYGRVLDVDTTEFVNTMMAKEAIKEGVVYEPSDADLEALPLFKQMQDEVYGGLEVEFGFCSGYNDKLNAVEYHRSSEIDIAATDLVLMLGRQQDIDYTNNTYETKNIQCFFVPAGTAVELYATTLHYAPCKENNEEFRCGVVLPKGTNLPLKVKPVENKGENQLLFAANKWLIGHSESGVDKDGGFIGLVGENTTL; via the coding sequence ATGAAAAGTGTAAATGATGTTGAATTTAAACAATACGGTAGAGTTTTAGATGTCGATACTACTGAATTTGTAAATACAATGATGGCAAAAGAAGCTATTAAAGAAGGCGTTGTATATGAACCATCAGATGCAGATTTAGAAGCATTGCCTTTATTTAAACAGATGCAAGATGAAGTTTATGGTGGTTTAGAAGTAGAATTTGGTTTTTGCAGTGGATATAATGATAAATTAAATGCAGTGGAATATCATCGTTCTTCTGAAATTGATATTGCAGCTACTGATTTAGTTTTAATGCTTGGCCGTCAACAAGATATAGATTATACAAATAACACGTATGAAACAAAAAATATACAGTGCTTTTTCGTGCCAGCAGGTACAGCAGTAGAACTTTATGCTACAACACTTCATTATGCACCATGCAAAGAAAATAATGAAGAATTTCGCTGTGGTGTAGTATTGCCAAAAGGCACAAATTTACCACTTAAAGTAAAACCAGTTGAAAATAAAGGCGAAAATCAATTGCTTTTTGCAGCTAATAAATGGCTTATCGGCCACAGCGAAAGCGGCGTGGATAAAGACGGCGGCTTTATCGGTCTGGTCGGTGAAAATACTACTTTATAA
- a CDS encoding type II toxin-antitoxin system MqsA family antitoxin has translation METCFFCKGTIENSFTNYMVDLDGHFVIIKNVPCHKCRQCGEISFSGKTVTRIEEIIEDLKKILTEVAIVEYVA, from the coding sequence ATGGAAACATGTTTTTTCTGTAAAGGTACTATAGAAAACAGCTTTACTAATTACATGGTCGATTTAGATGGTCATTTTGTTATTATAAAAAATGTTCCCTGCCATAAATGCCGCCAATGTGGTGAAATTTCTTTCAGCGGAAAAACTGTAACTAGAATAGAAGAAATCATAGAAGACTTAAAAAAAATTCTGACTGAGGTTGCTATCGTAGAATATGTTGCTTAA
- a CDS encoding glycoside hydrolase family 13 protein produces the protein MGELKWWQKTIVYQIYPKSFCDSNDDGIGDIAGIISKLDYLHDLGVGAIWLCPIYPSPLVDNGYDISDYCAIAPEYGTMEDMEKLISEADKRNIKIVMDLVFNHTSDKHKWFEEARSSKDNPKRDWYIWRDGKDDKSAPTNWRGIFGGSAWTLDETTGQYYLHTFTQAQPDLNWENPEVRKALYDVCRFWLDKGISGFRIDAIVYIKKPAVFEDLPVDGPDGLGNIAKADGCQDGILDFLHEWKDEIFAKYPDVFTVAETDGVKPADYSKWIGENGVFDMSFDFSHIRLGFEDSYIWYKRNPWKLIDIRKCFTAAQEATKDSGWVPVFFENHDLPRCVNYFFPKGTDTDLAAKFIGTILLTMRGTPFIYQAQELGMTNIKWPSIKMYNDVSSIGQYELAIKEGLSPKEAMQGVWKYSRDNARSPMTWNNGSHAGFSKGKPWLLLNDEYGKINVESELQDENSVLNYYKELIKLRNEHKALYDGDYEELLSYSPGIYAYARTAQDKSERIIVIMNTTAKIRGYKVPEIKGAQLLISNYGNREKTLLRSYEIRVYKVKQQ, from the coding sequence ATGGGTGAATTGAAATGGTGGCAGAAAACAATTGTGTATCAGATTTATCCTAAATCTTTTTGTGATAGTAATGATGACGGTATAGGTGATATCGCAGGTATTATCAGTAAATTAGATTACTTACATGATTTAGGCGTCGGTGCAATTTGGCTTTGCCCAATATATCCTTCTCCGCTTGTCGATAATGGATATGATATATCAGATTATTGTGCTATAGCTCCAGAATATGGAACTATGGAAGATATGGAAAAATTAATCAGTGAAGCTGATAAACGCAATATAAAAATCGTGATGGATTTGGTATTCAATCATACTTCAGATAAACATAAATGGTTTGAAGAAGCTAGAAGCTCAAAGGATAATCCAAAACGTGATTGGTATATTTGGCGTGATGGTAAAGATGATAAAAGTGCGCCAACGAATTGGCGTGGTATTTTTGGCGGTTCAGCTTGGACTTTAGATGAAACGACAGGGCAGTATTATTTGCATACTTTTACGCAAGCACAGCCTGATTTGAATTGGGAAAATCCAGAAGTACGCAAAGCTTTATATGATGTATGCCGTTTTTGGTTGGATAAAGGTATCAGTGGATTTAGAATAGATGCTATCGTTTATATAAAGAAACCAGCAGTATTTGAAGATTTGCCAGTAGATGGACCTGATGGTTTAGGGAATATAGCAAAAGCGGACGGTTGCCAAGATGGAATTTTAGACTTTTTGCATGAATGGAAAGATGAAATCTTTGCTAAATATCCAGATGTATTTACTGTAGCGGAAACGGATGGAGTAAAACCTGCGGATTATTCAAAATGGATTGGTGAAAATGGCGTTTTTGATATGTCTTTTGATTTTAGCCATATTCGTTTAGGTTTTGAAGATAGCTATATTTGGTATAAACGCAATCCATGGAAACTCATCGATATTAGAAAATGCTTTACAGCTGCACAAGAAGCTACAAAAGATAGTGGCTGGGTACCAGTATTTTTTGAAAATCACGATTTGCCGCGCTGTGTAAATTATTTCTTCCCTAAAGGAACTGATACGGATTTAGCTGCAAAATTTATCGGAACGATTTTGCTCACTATGCGTGGAACACCATTTATTTATCAGGCACAAGAGCTGGGCATGACGAATATAAAATGGCCTTCAATTAAGATGTACAATGATGTTTCTTCTATTGGTCAATATGAGTTGGCAATAAAAGAAGGTTTATCGCCAAAAGAAGCTATGCAAGGTGTATGGAAATACAGTAGAGATAATGCACGAAGTCCTATGACTTGGAATAATGGCTCACATGCTGGCTTTTCTAAAGGCAAACCATGGCTTCTACTCAATGATGAATACGGTAAAATCAATGTAGAAAGCGAATTGCAAGATGAAAATTCTGTACTCAACTATTATAAAGAATTAATTAAATTGCGCAATGAACATAAAGCTTTATATGATGGTGATTATGAAGAATTATTATCGTATAGCCCAGGGATATATGCTTATGCGCGCACTGCACAGGATAAATCAGAACGCATCATAGTAATCATGAATACTACTGCTAAAATTCGCGGTTATAAAGTGCCAGAAATAAAAGGTGCACAACTTTTGATTTCTAACTATGGCAATAGAGAAAAAACATTACTTCGTTCATATGAAATCCGTGTTTATAAAGTAAAACAACAATAA